The stretch of DNA TGTAGTGCTTGatctatagagagagagagagagagacacacacacaatgaatcatttcCTTTAATTAGCTCGGGACCAGCGTTATCAGCAACTTAACGGAATTGAATGGCAAAACAAGCCCCGGCACGATACTGATCCCTCCGATCACTCACGTTGcggatgggaggaggaggaggaggagggttgtaGGACTTGCTGCTGAAAGACAAAGGGAGGTTCAGTCTGAGAGCTCATTACATCACACCGCTGCAGGCCAAACAAGAATCAGACGCACAAGGGAAACCCTCACCTTTTGGTTTTCTTGTCTTCTGttcagagaaaacaacaaagaagaaaagttcACATTAATAATCACGATCGTACTCGCCCCAAAGAAGTTGTACATTTAATTGTCTCTTAATCAGGGGTGGATAGTAATTAGTACATTTACGCAAGTATGCATCTTGTTTCTGTCCAGCTGACTAATggaagtccaatattcactctcttgtTAGCAGCTAAATTCTCGGGCTAAtcctgtgtgtctgctgtttagTGCTGAGCAGGTATTTGTACAGTGACTTCATCACAGCTTTTCACTTAAAACAGGAATAAACGAGCTCCGAGACCAAACCAAAACAACGAGAAACTAGGCTGGACACTGCACTGAAGGTTGATACTCATCTGTGACTTTGACCATTGTCTTTATAAAATTAATACTCGTCAGTGCATtttatactctttttttttttttttttaaattaacttttACTTGACTAAGATTTTAAATGCATCTTGTGAAACAAGGACAACTGCTGGGTCCTTTGGTCAGAGTTCTGACCtctatttcatattttataaactgCAAAATGCTTTGATTGCAAGACCTCACAGGCTCATCCAAACACCccttcttacacacacacacacacacacacacacacacacagcgcagcATCACACTACTCACGCCTGCAGCAGCCTCGGCGtcggcagacacacacacagatgcagcagAAAAGGACGAGCGTCAGAAAACCCGCAGCACCTGCTATCAAAATGGTCATATTCAAAGGATCTAGAAGGAGTGGAGAGAGGGGATGTATTAAGTCTTTGTTGAGTGgagagaaacatggaaacgttaaaaaaaagttctagcaaaaaaacatttacattcaaTAACTTTCAGTTGTTGGCCCACGCAGCTCTTGGGCGCCCCCACGCTGTTGGAGGACTCACAGCGGTACATCCCCGTGTCCGTCTTGGACACGCTCTTAAACCTCTGCTCCGAAAGACAAGGGGGGAGAGGAACAGCTTTATGCAGCAGTGTGTATACTCCCGGGTGCATTTAAGTGTCTGTGTAAGTTAGTGTGTACTCACCAGTGTGCCCTTGTTTGCGTCCACGCTGTATTGAGTATCTGCCACGGCCGCCAGAGCCTTGTTGTCTTTGTACCAGCGGTAGGTGGCAGGAGGCACACTGAGTTTGTCCTTACAGAGGAGCTCCAGGCCCGAGCCCACAAACACGGAGCTCGGCACCTCGCAGGACGGGACGTGAGGAGGCACTAAGGAGGCCGAGAGGGGAGACAGCTAAATGGTATGCACAAATATAGGATTTGTTATCTCTGTCCAGCTTAAAAAACGTACAAGTGTATtacttttgtgtgtgcattgtgttgtTTGGTTGATGTAAAGGCGTCTAATGATTCATTTGCTGCATCAAAGCTATAATCAAACGGTGGCTGAATATGTgatgaaatgaaagaaacaaGAAAGATTACAGAAATGTgtcacatatttaatttaattgccaACTTCAAGTAGCGAGCAATACATCCTCCATCTCTGTATATTTAATGATATGTTGTTTAATTaatgccttcgccctatgtcagctgggataggctccagcgcccccgcgaccctaatgaggataagcggtattgaaaatggatggatggatggatgtttaattaatatatttcaggattttttttcttttctaga from Cyclopterus lumpus isolate fCycLum1 chromosome 21, fCycLum1.pri, whole genome shotgun sequence encodes:
- the jam2b gene encoding junctional adhesion molecule 2b, with translation MNPMRMLALPLLVTLLHSPVSMSVTVSSSQPKVEVHEHTDAMLACEFRTEKDQNPRIEWKKKGKGVTFVFFNHTFTDSYAGRANMEGATLTMHAVTQKDSGEYRCEVTASEDHVNLGEATVTLNVLVPPHVPSCEVPSSVFVGSGLELLCKDKLSVPPATYRWYKDNKALAAVADTQYSVDANKGTLRFKSVSKTDTGMYRCESSNSVGAPKSCVGQQLKVIEYPLNMTILIAGAAGFLTLVLFCCICVCVCRRRGCCRQDKKTKSSKSYNPPPPPPPIRNVSDRRDQYRAGACFAIQFR